From Trichoderma atroviride chromosome 1, complete sequence, one genomic window encodes:
- a CDS encoding uncharacterized protein (BUSCO:EOG092D26R7), with translation MTPFVATDEPVAAAPPNHLHHHQLQRRNQEHRDDADDEPRRAAKRSRTMTSTEEIDNTITRPGSVKINVQGAFIVDPDAATPAQNGSDNGRVSPSHHETSDIRLPNHTAIVSHIAVDIGGSLVKLVYFSREVDSTDPGGRLNFQYFETDRIDDCIEFMKLLRDKHQALNGSRSQQLCVMATGGGAYKFYDTIRDALEVEVLREDEMECLIAGLDFFITEIPREVFTYSETDPMHFVSPREIIYPYLLVNIGSGVSMLKVTGPRSSQRVGGTSLGGGTLWGLLSLLTGARSFDDMLAEAEHGDNTKVDMMVGDIYGADYGKIGLKSTAIASSFGKVFRMKLQAEAAEAKAADGPVHDGESHNGQDEDSSPFSSADISRSLLYAVSNNIGQIAYLQSQIHNLSDIYFGGSFIRGHRQTMNTLSYAIKFWSKGEKQAYFLRHEGYLGAVGAFLKRQPANWGRRGSLEGLDDVQEWRKALKTEP, from the exons ATGACGCCCTTTGTAGCGACCGACGAGCCTGTCGCGGCAGCCCCGCCAAACCACcttcaccatcaccaactgCAGCGGCGCAACCAGGAGCACCGggacgatgccgacgacgagcccAGGCGCGCAGCAAAGCGGTCGCGCACCATGACCTCGACCGAGGAGATTGACAACACCATCACGCGGCCCGGCAGCGTCAAGATCAATGTCCAGGGCGCCTTCATCGTCGACCCGGATGCCGCAACGCCGGCGCAGAACGGCAGCGACAACGGCAGAGTCAGTCCGTCGCATCACGAGACGAGCGATATCCGCCTGCCAAACCACACGGCCATTGTCAGCCACATCGCAGTAGAT ATTGGCGGCTCTCTTGTCAAACTCGTCTACTTTTCTCGCGAAGTCGACTCGACGGATCCCGGCGGCCGCCTCAACTTCCAATACTTCGAGACCGATCGCATTGACGACTGCATTGAGTTTATGAAGCTGCTGCGTGACAAGCACCAGGCGCTGAACGGGTCGCGGTCGCAACAGCTATGCGTCATGGCtactggcggcggcgcataCAAATTCTATGACACAATCCGAGACGCATTGGAGGTTGAGGTATTGCgggaagacgagatggaatgCTTAATAGCCG GCCTCGACTTCTTCATCACCGAAATCCCCCGCGAAGTCTTCACCTACTCCGAAACAGACCCCATGCATTTCGTCAGCCCCCGCGAGATCATCTACCCATATCTGCTCGTCAACATTGGCTCCGGAGTTTCAATGCTCAAGGTCACTGGCCCTCGGTCGTCCCAGCGTGTCGGCGGCACTTCGCTCGGTGGTGGTACCCTCTGGggcctcctctccctcttgaCGGGGGCTCGGTCGTTTGACGACATgctggccgaggctgaaCATGGCGACAACACCAAGGTTGACATGATGGTTGGTGACATCTATGGCGCCGACTATGGCAAAATCGGCCTCAAGAGCACAGCCATTGCGTCTTCCTTTGGTAAAGTATTCCGCATGAAGCTGCAAGCCGAGgccgcagaagcaaaagctgcCGACGGCCCAGTGCATGACGGAGAGAGCCACAATGGGCAGGATGAAGACAGCTCTCCCTTTTCCTCAGCCGACATATCGAGGTCGCTGCTGTATGCCGTGTCCAACAACATTGGCCAAATTGCCTATCTGCAGTCCCAAATCCACAACCTCTCTGACATTTACTTTGGCGGCTCCTTTATCAGGGGACATCGTCAGACCATGAACACGCTCAGCTACGCCATCAAATTCTGGAGCAAAGGCGAGAAG
- a CDS encoding uncharacterized protein (EggNog:ENOG41) — protein sequence MDRIREIVFTQVDKKPKVKKTTLVSRCLCSSIAAFWAHAQMLAQTDKSWIYVANMPPFRVTKLSRDTKRLFREYKIHKKVDTIFKAMSKELTICGLDIDLPFVPECSGFYPNISSSPCSETLKHLKGFPADASGYFMEYIRPLNEHHTKYLIKRYLTRSAQCQALSTGQSKHFLAKVYLGDTKPLSDAWNTNMHDRPAYLDHLLAERVEVSYLAASMGATLAILHWSCGVDARGVEFVLGRDARGHVQFWLIDFADCAAFPKTPEAVTTQLVDAVMDNEPFWPRFINIQALRELWAHFRDAYLAISDFIMTDAMIAYDNDAVRALPCLFMMELEKIRGSGQLLA from the exons ATGGATCGTATACGAGAGATCGTCTTTACTCAAGTGGATAAAAAGCCCAAGGTCAAGAAAACGACTCTTGTATCAAGATGTCTCTGTTCAAGTATTGCTGCTTTTTGGGCACAT GCTCAAATGCTCGCCCAAACAGACAAGTCGTGGATCTATGTAGCCAACATGCCACCGTTTCGCGTTACAAAGCTCTCGCGAGACACCAAGAGGCTGTTTAGAGAATACAAAATACACAAAAAAGTTGACACGATATTCAAGGCAATGTCCAAGGAGTTGACCATATGCGGTCTCGACATTGATCTTCCCTTTGTTCCTGAATGCTCAGGGTTCTATCCCAAtatctcgtcgtcgccgtgctCTGAAACCCTCAAGCACCTCAAAGGTTTTCCAGCCGACGCAAGCGGATATTTCATGGAGTACATCCGTCCCTTGAATGAGCATCATACCAAATATCTCATCAAACGTTATTTGACCCGTAGCGCGCAGTGCCAGGCTCTCAGCACCGGTCAATCCAAACACTTTCTCGCAAAGGTCTACCTCGGAGACACTAAGCCGCTGTCTGATGCTTGGAATACTAATATGCACGATCGCCCAGCCTATCTGGATCACTTGCTCGCAGAGCGCGTCGAAGTTTCTTATCTCGCCGCCTCCATGGGTGCAACTCTCGCAATACTTCATTGGAGTTGCGGTGTTGACGCTCGAGGCGTGGAGTTTGTCCTTGGTAGAGATGCCCGAGGCCACGTGCAGTTCTGGCTGATTGATTTTGCTGACTGCGCGGCGTTTCCAAAAACCCCCGAAGCTGTTACCACACAGCTTGTAGATGCAGTGATGGACAACGAGCCATTCTGGCCTCGGTTTATTAACATCCAAGCGTTGAGAGAACTGTGGGCGCATTTCAGAGACGCCTATCTTGCAATTAGCGATTTCATCATGACTGATGCGATGATTGCTTACGATAACGATGCTGTGAGGGCACTACCATGTTTATTCATGATGGAGTTGGAAAAAATACGAGGTTCTGGCCAGCTTTTGGCATAA
- a CDS encoding uncharacterized protein (EggNog:ENOG41~TransMembrane:3 (o270-292i304-328o398-420i)), giving the protein MPIFSFLRYRRPKKVDPETCRQARKSLEESEGSVRSGLSGASSGIPDALSFDRIINGGTCPPMALRDFMNYLIYVEHAAENLQFYLWFKDYEKRFGEANVSDISLSPEWTQAMEDEAMAKGTDFEKNAESKRSNPFNTPPRSANGISDNDSAWDGATINAANNMLSISHGTSRTQVAEAFQAAGAMAPFTIQPFHEEVTRIITSYIMDGGSRQLNLSDWEQKVAVQALTYTTHPSAFRLLFKIVDSALRMQSHPNFIRWSICNGNLPRVWFARCLGVALILAGFVAAILITLSKAGRGYRVLPLIAWVLGISTLVAAWKGMCVVLHGLHHRHIRPWELFAQENTEEMKTRSMESFGSDNSYEDEPWVVKYQKRNMIRKIFDREIWIQEPALRQIQDTIFYQALFAGFVFGLVFMAIFLAVPGGHLF; this is encoded by the exons ATGCcgatcttctcttttcttcgctATAGGCGACCGAAGAAGGTTGACCCCGAGACATGTCGTCAGGCTCGGAAATCTTTGGAAGAGAGTGAAGGGTCTGTCAGGTCTGGGCTCTCCGGCGCTTCCTCTGGTATTCCAGATGCCTTGAGCTTTGATAGAATCATCAATGGCGGAACCTGCCCC CCCATGGCTCTCCGCGACTTCATGAACTATCTCATATATGTCGAGCACGCCGCCGAAAACCTGCAGTTCTATCTCTGGTTCAAGGATTACGAAAAACGCTTTGGCGAGGCAAATGTTAGCGACATCAGCCTGTCCCCCGAGTGGACTCAGGCAATGGAAGACGAAGCTATGGCTAAG GGAACCGATTTTGAAAAGAACGCCGAAAGCAAGAGGTCCAACCCCTTCAATACGCCACCTCGTTCTGCCAATGGCATCTCGGACAACGATTCGGCTTGGGATGGCGCGACAATCAATGCCGCCAACAACATGCTCTCCATTTCCCACGGCACTTCGCGCACGCAAGTTGCCGAGGCGTTCCAGGCAGCCGGTGCCATGGCTCCTT TCACTATCCAGCCTTTCCACGAGGAAGTGACACGCATAATCACCAGTTACATTATGGACGGCGGCTCACGACAGCTTAACCTGTCCGATTGGGAGCAAAAGGTGGCCGTTCAAGCGTTGACCTATACCACTCACCCCTCTGCTTTCCGACTTCTTTTCAAGATTGTTGACTCGGCACTTCGAATGCAGTCACATCCCAACTTCATTCGCTGGTCGATTTGCAATGGCAACCTCCCTCGTGTCTGGTTTGCCCGCTGTCTTGGTGTTGCTCTTATTCTCGCGGGCTTCGTCGCCGCCATACTCATAACGCTCAGCAAAGCTGGCCGAGGATACCGAGTTCTCCCGCTCATTGCCTGGGTCTTGGGAATAAGCACATTGGTTGCCGCGTGGAAGGGCATGTGCGTTGTATTGCACGGTCTGCATCACCGCCATATTCGCCCCTGGGAGCTATTTGCCCAAGAGAATACcgaggagatgaagacgcgCAGCATGGAATCATTCGGCTCTGACAACAGCTACGAAGACGAGCCATGGGTGGTCAAGTATCAGAAGAGAAACATGATTCGCAAAATCTTTGATCGCGAGATATGGATTCAAGAGCCTGCTTTGAGGCAAATCCAAGATACAATATTCTATCAAGCCCTGTTTGCAGGCTTTGTGTTTGGTCTTGTTTTCATGGCGATTTTTCTCGCCGTTCCTGGTGGACATTTGTTTTAG